One part of the Actinomyces howellii genome encodes these proteins:
- the gatA gene encoding Asp-tRNA(Asn)/Glu-tRNA(Gln) amidotransferase subunit GatA: MSAYALLRSTAAEQAAALAAGDVSSRELTSAHLERISAVDGAVGAFLDVDADKALAAADAADAARAEGAVPHELAGVPVAVKDIVVTRGQVTTAASRILEGWVPPYDATLVTNLRRAHMPILGKTNLDEFAMGGSTEHSAFGLTRNPWDLERIPGGSSGGSAAAVGAFEAPLAVGTDTGGSIRQPAAVTGTVGVKPTYGTVSRFGVIAMASSLDTPGPMARTVLDTALLHDVIASHDPRDSTSLADAPRGMAEVVRAARSGRDLTGLRVGVIAELDGGEGYQPDVVRSFHEALSLLEAAGASVETVSLPHLEYALDAYYLIMPAEASSNLARYDGMRYGLRVEPATGPVTAETVMAATRGAGFGDEVKRRIILGTHVLSAGYYDAYYGSAQKVRTLVQRDFAAAWQRADVLVSPTAPVTAYRFGEKDDPLAMYALDVTTIPANLAGVPGMSLPSGLSEDGLPVGFQVLAPQRADDRLYRVGAVLEAQLEESWGGHLLARAPELEVN, from the coding sequence ATGAGCGCTTACGCCCTTCTCAGGAGCACCGCGGCGGAGCAGGCCGCCGCCCTGGCCGCGGGGGACGTGTCCTCCCGTGAGCTGACCTCCGCCCACCTCGAGCGCATCAGCGCCGTGGACGGGGCGGTGGGGGCCTTCCTCGACGTCGACGCGGACAAGGCCCTCGCCGCGGCGGATGCCGCCGACGCCGCGCGCGCCGAGGGCGCCGTCCCTCACGAGCTGGCCGGGGTGCCGGTGGCGGTCAAGGACATCGTCGTCACGCGCGGACAGGTGACCACGGCCGCCTCCAGGATCCTCGAGGGCTGGGTGCCGCCCTACGACGCGACCCTCGTGACGAACCTCCGGCGGGCCCACATGCCGATCCTGGGCAAGACGAACCTCGATGAGTTCGCCATGGGCGGCTCGACCGAGCACTCGGCCTTCGGCCTGACCCGCAACCCGTGGGACCTCGAGCGCATCCCCGGAGGCTCCTCCGGCGGGTCGGCCGCCGCCGTCGGCGCCTTCGAGGCCCCGCTGGCGGTGGGGACCGACACCGGCGGATCGATCCGGCAGCCTGCCGCTGTGACAGGCACCGTGGGAGTCAAGCCCACCTACGGCACCGTCTCCCGCTTCGGGGTCATCGCCATGGCCTCCTCGCTCGACACCCCCGGGCCGATGGCCCGCACCGTGCTGGACACCGCCCTGCTCCACGACGTCATCGCCTCCCACGACCCCCGGGACTCCACCTCCCTGGCTGACGCGCCGCGTGGCATGGCCGAGGTGGTCCGGGCCGCCAGGTCGGGGAGGGACCTGACGGGGCTGAGGGTGGGCGTCATCGCCGAGCTCGACGGTGGCGAGGGGTACCAGCCCGATGTCGTGCGGTCCTTCCACGAGGCCCTGTCCCTGCTCGAGGCGGCCGGAGCGAGCGTCGAGACGGTCTCCCTGCCGCACCTGGAGTACGCGCTCGACGCCTACTACCTCATCATGCCCGCCGAGGCCTCCTCGAACCTCGCGCGCTACGACGGCATGCGCTACGGCCTGCGCGTCGAGCCGGCCACCGGCCCTGTCACGGCCGAGACCGTCATGGCCGCGACCCGTGGCGCAGGCTTCGGGGACGAGGTCAAGCGCCGGATCATCCTGGGCACCCACGTGCTGAGCGCTGGGTACTACGACGCCTACTACGGCTCGGCGCAGAAGGTGCGCACACTCGTCCAGCGTGACTTCGCCGCTGCCTGGCAGCGGGCCGACGTGCTCGTGTCTCCCACCGCGCCGGTGACCGCCTACCGCTTCGGGGAGAAGGACGACCCGCTGGCGATGTACGCCCTGGACGTGACGACCATCCCGGCCAACCTGGCGGGGGTCCCCGGGATGAGCCTGCCCTCGGGCCTGAGCGAGGACGGCCTGCCCGTCGGGTTCCAGGTGCTGGCGCCGCAGCGCGCCGATGACCGCCTCTACCGCGTCGGCGCGGTCCTCGAGGCGCAACTGGAGGAGAGCTGGGGCGGGCACCTGCTCGCGCGGGCTCCTGAGCTGGAGGTGAACTGA
- a CDS encoding DoxX family protein, whose amino-acid sequence MSSSSRVASGDHIITSPGARRVLAVLRIVLGLYFLWAFVDKTFGLRFTTAPDAAWLRGGTPAQGFIEYVASSSPAAGLFELFANPLGDALFMAALLGIGTALVLGIGVKVAALSGTVLMAMMWLASFPPAGAGEATNPLIDDHWIMALVMILIALSHGGDTWGLGRWWSTKVGDSWLR is encoded by the coding sequence ATGTCCAGCTCCAGCCGTGTCGCCAGCGGCGACCACATCATCACCAGTCCTGGTGCGCGAAGGGTCCTCGCCGTCCTGCGCATCGTGCTCGGCCTCTACTTCCTGTGGGCCTTCGTCGACAAGACCTTCGGGCTGCGCTTCACGACGGCGCCCGACGCTGCGTGGCTCCGGGGAGGGACCCCGGCGCAGGGCTTCATCGAGTACGTCGCCTCGAGCAGCCCTGCGGCCGGGCTTTTCGAGCTCTTCGCCAACCCCCTGGGTGACGCGCTGTTCATGGCCGCCCTGCTGGGTATCGGCACCGCCCTCGTCCTGGGCATCGGGGTCAAGGTCGCTGCGCTGAGCGGCACGGTCCTCATGGCGATGATGTGGCTCGCCTCCTTCCCGCCGGCCGGTGCCGGGGAGGCGACGAACCCGCTCATCGACGACCACTGGATCATGGCGCTGGTCATGATCCTCATCGCTCTGTCTCACGGTGGCGACACCTGGGGCCTGGGCCGCTGGTGGTCCACCAAGGTCGGCGACTCCTGGCTCCGCTGA
- a CDS encoding threonine/serine exporter family protein — MQQSDVVLRLGRLMLAAGAGAYRVKSSMARAAAAVGLDRHEATVTMSEIVTSSYVGGRFRTEACEVRHVGVNVDRLEALRRIVHDLRAHESVEGLESKLDAVERRTALYGPAVNALASGVACAGFSFLNGGGWIEVVSVLIAASIGQLVRRHMLHRHIQHFFTWIVCGVSASGAYMLIVTALHAAGIATGSHQGGLVSSILFLVPGFPLVTAMLDLVRQDLSSAVSRAAYVLMVMAAGGVAVWTVTFAFQWQVEADAVALPTGLALHVLRCAASFVAAYGFAVLFNAGPKACLLAAVIGAVVNTARLVVIEELGVPWQLAVGLAALCIGLLAQAFVARVSLSRVALSVPAVVIMIPGVPFYRAIKALNDRTVDTSVAAGQAAANLAEVFFVVVAIGVGMAMARILTDRNWRHDVATSERLVLPEPEGPRPIIGD; from the coding sequence ATGCAGCAGTCCGACGTCGTCCTCAGGCTCGGCAGGCTCATGCTCGCGGCCGGCGCCGGCGCCTACCGGGTCAAGTCCTCGATGGCGCGCGCAGCCGCTGCGGTCGGGCTGGACCGGCACGAGGCTACCGTGACGATGTCCGAGATCGTCACCTCCTCCTACGTCGGCGGACGTTTCCGGACCGAGGCCTGCGAGGTCCGGCACGTCGGGGTCAACGTCGACCGCCTCGAGGCCCTGCGCCGGATCGTGCACGACCTTCGCGCGCACGAGTCGGTCGAGGGTCTTGAGAGCAAGCTCGACGCGGTCGAGCGGCGTACCGCACTCTACGGTCCTGCGGTCAACGCCCTGGCCTCCGGGGTAGCCTGCGCAGGGTTCAGCTTCCTCAACGGCGGTGGCTGGATCGAGGTCGTCAGCGTCCTCATCGCCGCCTCGATCGGACAGCTCGTCCGACGGCACATGCTCCACCGGCACATCCAGCACTTCTTCACGTGGATCGTCTGCGGGGTGAGCGCCTCGGGCGCCTACATGCTCATCGTCACCGCCCTGCACGCCGCGGGCATCGCCACCGGCAGCCACCAGGGGGGCCTCGTCTCCTCGATCCTGTTCCTCGTCCCCGGCTTCCCCCTCGTCACGGCGATGCTCGACCTCGTGCGCCAGGACCTGTCGAGCGCCGTGTCGCGTGCCGCCTACGTCCTCATGGTCATGGCGGCAGGCGGCGTCGCGGTGTGGACGGTCACCTTCGCCTTCCAGTGGCAGGTCGAGGCCGACGCCGTCGCCCTACCCACGGGCCTGGCCCTCCACGTCCTGCGCTGCGCAGCGTCCTTCGTGGCGGCCTACGGGTTCGCGGTCCTGTTCAACGCCGGCCCCAAGGCCTGCCTCCTCGCTGCGGTCATCGGCGCCGTGGTCAACACCGCGCGCCTCGTCGTCATCGAGGAGCTCGGCGTGCCCTGGCAGCTCGCGGTAGGGCTGGCCGCCCTGTGCATCGGCCTGCTCGCGCAGGCCTTCGTCGCCAGGGTCTCCCTGTCCCGCGTCGCCCTGTCGGTGCCCGCGGTCGTCATCATGATTCCCGGGGTTCCTTTCTACCGTGCGATCAAGGCGCTCAACGACAGGACCGTCGACACGAGCGTGGCCGCCGGGCAGGCGGCGGCCAACCTCGCCGAGGTGTTCTTCGTCGTCGTCGCGATCGGCGTGGGAATGGCGATGGCGAGGATCCTCACCGACCGCAACTGGCGTCACGACGTCGCGACATCGGAGCGTCTTGTCCTGCCCGAGCCGGAGGGACCACGCCCGATCATCGGCGACTGA
- the gatB gene encoding Asp-tRNA(Asn)/Glu-tRNA(Gln) amidotransferase subunit GatB, producing MTGSATSATKSATGGVELMDYEEAVRRFDPVLGLEVHVELGTATKMFDAAPNTFGAGPNEMVTPTSVGLPGALPVVNATGVEYAVRIGLALGCSIAESCRFARKNYFYPDLSKNFQTSQSDEPIAFDGALEVELEDGTVVTVPIERAHMEEDAGKNTHVGGADGRIEGARYSLVDYNRAGVPLVEIVTRPIEGTGARAPDVAAAYVRALRDIFRALGVSEARMERGHVRADVNVSLRTGPDAPLGTRTETKNVNTFRGIEQAVRYEIQRQAAVLASGGSVLQETRHGQADGTTRPGRVKSDADDYRYFPEPDLVPLAPSREWVEQIRASLPEMPVAKRRRLKAEWGLADDEMRDVVNAGALDLIEATASAGTSGQAARKWWMGELARTAKERETSLEELPVTPAQVAELQGLVDAGTLTDKLARQVLEGVLAGEGDPAEVVRARGLEVVSDDSALLAAVDEALAANPDVADKIRGGKVQAAGAIVGAVMKATKGQADARRVRELVMERVGS from the coding sequence ATGACCGGTTCCGCGACGTCCGCGACGAAGTCAGCCACCGGCGGGGTGGAGCTCATGGACTACGAGGAGGCGGTGCGCCGCTTCGACCCGGTCCTGGGCCTGGAGGTGCACGTCGAGCTCGGCACGGCCACGAAGATGTTCGACGCCGCGCCCAACACCTTCGGTGCCGGCCCCAACGAGATGGTCACCCCCACGAGCGTCGGCCTGCCCGGGGCGCTGCCGGTGGTCAACGCCACCGGCGTGGAGTACGCCGTGCGGATCGGGCTGGCCCTGGGATGCAGCATCGCCGAGTCCTGCCGCTTCGCCCGCAAGAACTACTTCTACCCCGACCTGTCCAAGAACTTCCAGACCTCCCAGTCCGACGAGCCGATCGCCTTCGACGGGGCCCTGGAGGTCGAGCTCGAGGACGGCACCGTCGTCACGGTGCCCATCGAGCGCGCCCACATGGAGGAGGACGCGGGCAAGAACACCCACGTCGGCGGGGCCGACGGCCGGATCGAGGGGGCTCGGTACTCCCTCGTGGACTACAACCGCGCTGGCGTCCCCCTGGTCGAGATCGTCACCCGTCCCATCGAGGGCACGGGCGCTCGGGCGCCCGACGTGGCGGCCGCCTACGTGCGGGCGCTGCGCGACATCTTCCGGGCCCTGGGGGTCTCCGAGGCCCGGATGGAGCGCGGACACGTGCGTGCCGACGTCAACGTCTCCCTGAGGACTGGACCCGATGCGCCGCTGGGCACCCGCACGGAGACCAAGAACGTCAACACCTTCCGGGGCATCGAGCAGGCCGTGCGCTACGAGATCCAGCGCCAGGCCGCCGTCCTGGCCTCCGGGGGAAGCGTCCTCCAGGAGACCCGCCACGGGCAGGCCGACGGCACGACGAGGCCGGGACGGGTCAAGTCCGACGCGGACGACTACCGCTACTTCCCCGAGCCCGACCTCGTCCCCCTCGCGCCGAGCCGGGAGTGGGTCGAGCAGATCCGCGCGTCCCTGCCGGAGATGCCGGTGGCCAAGCGCCGTCGGCTCAAGGCCGAGTGGGGCCTGGCCGATGACGAGATGCGTGACGTGGTCAACGCCGGGGCGCTCGACCTCATCGAGGCCACGGCATCGGCCGGCACAAGCGGTCAGGCCGCCCGCAAGTGGTGGATGGGCGAGCTGGCCCGCACCGCCAAGGAGCGGGAGACCTCCCTTGAGGAGCTCCCGGTCACGCCCGCGCAGGTCGCCGAGCTCCAGGGGCTGGTCGACGCCGGCACCCTGACCGACAAGCTGGCCCGGCAGGTGCTTGAGGGCGTGCTGGCCGGCGAGGGCGACCCCGCCGAGGTCGTGCGTGCCCGGGGCCTTGAGGTCGTCTCCGACGACTCGGCCCTGCTCGCCGCCGTCGACGAGGCGCTGGCGGCCAACCCGGACGTCGCGGACAAGATCCGCGGGGGCAAGGTCCAGGCCGCGGGGGCGATCGTCGGGGCGGTCATGAAGGCGACCAAGGGGCAGGCCGACGCCAGGCGTGTGCGCGAGCTCGTCATGGAGCGCGTCGGCTCCTGA
- a CDS encoding NAD-dependent malic enzyme, whose translation MVQPSPSYTVALRLEVPASQKSVARLVDTATVTGAIVNGVDVADADGDRLIVDLTADTRDSAHRAALVTALEEIDGVKVRHVGDSTFLAHVGGKLEIAPRTPIHNRRDLARVYTPGVARVCKAIHDHPERARQLTIKKNTVAVVTDGTAVLGLGDIGPAAAMPVMEGKAVLFKQFGGVDAWPVALDTTDPEEIIAIVKAIAPAYGGINLEDIAAPKCFDIEARLREELDIPVFHDDQHGTAIVTLAALINALKVVGKSIEEVRIVLSGVGAAGNAIAKLLMAHGATDIVGYGRDGALSAEHTDGMNSHRKWLAENTNPRRVTGSLKEGLVGADVFIGVSSGNLLEPADLSVMAPDAIVFAMANPTPEVDPIGAADYAAVVATGRSDFPNQINNVLAFPGLFRGLLDTGITDISVELLRAAATGIAGVIDAGELSPVHIIPNAFDTRVADAVASAVRRLAEAV comes from the coding sequence ATGGTCCAGCCCAGTCCCAGCTACACCGTCGCCCTGCGCCTGGAGGTCCCTGCCTCCCAGAAGTCCGTGGCACGCCTGGTCGACACGGCGACCGTCACAGGGGCGATCGTCAACGGTGTGGACGTGGCCGACGCCGACGGCGACCGCCTCATCGTGGACCTGACCGCCGACACCCGCGACTCCGCCCACCGCGCCGCGCTCGTCACGGCCCTGGAGGAGATCGACGGGGTCAAGGTGCGTCACGTCGGGGACTCGACCTTCCTGGCTCACGTCGGCGGGAAGCTGGAGATCGCCCCGCGCACGCCGATCCACAACCGACGGGACCTGGCCCGGGTCTACACCCCGGGAGTGGCCCGGGTCTGCAAGGCCATCCACGACCACCCCGAGCGTGCGCGTCAGCTGACCATCAAGAAGAACACCGTCGCGGTGGTCACCGACGGCACGGCCGTGCTCGGGCTGGGCGACATCGGCCCCGCCGCGGCCATGCCGGTCATGGAGGGCAAGGCCGTGCTGTTCAAGCAGTTCGGAGGGGTGGACGCCTGGCCCGTCGCCCTCGACACCACCGACCCCGAGGAGATCATCGCGATCGTCAAGGCCATCGCCCCGGCCTACGGCGGGATCAACCTCGAGGACATCGCGGCACCCAAGTGCTTCGACATCGAGGCCCGGCTGCGCGAGGAGCTCGACATCCCGGTGTTCCACGACGACCAGCACGGGACCGCGATCGTCACCCTCGCTGCCCTCATCAACGCTCTCAAGGTCGTGGGCAAGAGCATCGAGGAGGTGCGCATCGTCCTGTCCGGGGTCGGGGCCGCGGGGAACGCGATCGCCAAGCTCCTCATGGCCCACGGCGCCACGGACATCGTCGGTTACGGCCGCGACGGGGCCCTCAGCGCGGAGCACACCGACGGCATGAACTCCCACCGCAAGTGGCTCGCCGAGAACACGAACCCGCGCCGTGTCACCGGCTCCCTCAAGGAGGGCCTCGTGGGCGCCGACGTGTTCATCGGCGTGTCCAGCGGCAACCTCCTCGAGCCCGCGGACCTGTCGGTCATGGCACCTGACGCGATCGTCTTCGCGATGGCGAACCCGACGCCGGAGGTCGACCCCATCGGCGCGGCCGACTACGCCGCGGTCGTGGCCACCGGACGCAGCGACTTCCCCAACCAGATCAACAACGTCCTGGCCTTCCCCGGCCTGTTCCGCGGTCTGCTCGACACCGGGATCACCGACATCTCCGTCGAGCTCCTCCGCGCCGCAGCCACCGGCATCGCCGGTGTCATCGACGCCGGCGAGCTGAGCCCCGTCCACATCATCCCCAACGCCTTCGACACGAGGGTGGCTGACGCGGTGGCCTCCGCGGTGCGCCGCCTGGCCGAGGCGGTCTGA
- a CDS encoding aspartate:alanine exchanger family transporter: MVHGLLHHLAENPVLVLFLLVGLGMLVGHIKVKGVSLGAAAVLFAGIALAAWGVSEGVTIEIPPPLGILGLAIFTFAIGIQSGPNFFHVIRTAVGPLAIMLTVLLLAAAAGVVLGRALGMEPALIAGTFAGAITNTPALAAAGSAATTAGNPDGVAIATVGYAVSYLYGVIGMLLFSLLALRYRRSDRDTPSPLVNRTVRVEREDSPLLGDIAERVSGEMKFSRLRRGETGPITRPSLSDRIFKDDLVTVVGTKEAVNQVIHEIGHGSSHSLIEDRKYLDFRRITVSDPKLAGRTVAELAVDQKFGATISRVRRGDVDMVGTPGLVLQQGDRVRVVAPTSRMAEISAFFGDSSRGLSSINPVALGLGMAVGIIIGEWKLLTPTGATFSIGSAAGTLLVGLVFGKIGRIKGFVTAMPFTATAVLSEFGLLIFLAQAGTRAGGQIANAFAGGDWWKILVTGFVITTIVGLGMYVTMRWVVRMGGTRLSGVIGGVQTQPAVLAFANERTGADPRVALGYAMVYPVAMIVKIFIAQVLGGL; the protein is encoded by the coding sequence GTGGTCCACGGTCTGCTCCACCACCTGGCCGAGAACCCCGTTCTCGTCCTCTTCCTCCTCGTCGGCCTGGGCATGCTCGTGGGCCACATCAAGGTCAAGGGAGTGAGCCTGGGCGCTGCGGCTGTGCTCTTTGCGGGCATCGCCCTGGCGGCCTGGGGGGTCTCCGAGGGCGTGACGATCGAGATCCCCCCTCCCCTGGGGATCCTCGGGCTAGCGATCTTCACCTTCGCCATCGGGATCCAGTCGGGTCCCAACTTCTTCCACGTCATCCGCACCGCTGTCGGCCCGTTGGCCATCATGCTCACCGTGCTTCTCCTCGCCGCGGCCGCGGGCGTGGTCCTGGGGCGCGCCCTGGGCATGGAGCCGGCGCTCATCGCGGGCACCTTCGCCGGGGCGATCACGAACACCCCCGCGCTGGCGGCCGCCGGCAGCGCCGCGACGACGGCGGGCAACCCCGATGGCGTCGCGATCGCCACGGTCGGCTACGCGGTGTCCTACCTGTACGGCGTCATCGGCATGCTCCTGTTCTCCCTGCTGGCGCTGCGCTACCGCCGCTCGGACCGCGACACCCCCTCGCCCCTGGTCAACCGGACGGTGCGGGTCGAGCGCGAGGACTCCCCGCTCCTGGGCGACATCGCCGAGCGGGTCTCGGGGGAGATGAAGTTCTCCCGCCTGCGGCGCGGTGAGACGGGGCCGATCACGCGGCCCTCGCTGTCCGACCGGATCTTCAAGGACGATCTCGTCACCGTCGTGGGCACCAAGGAGGCGGTCAACCAGGTCATCCACGAGATCGGTCACGGCTCGTCCCACTCCCTCATCGAGGACCGCAAGTACCTCGACTTCCGGCGGATCACGGTCTCGGACCCCAAGCTCGCCGGGCGCACGGTGGCCGAGCTGGCGGTCGACCAGAAGTTCGGTGCGACGATCTCGCGAGTGCGCCGGGGCGACGTCGACATGGTCGGGACGCCCGGCCTCGTCCTCCAGCAGGGGGACCGCGTGCGCGTCGTGGCGCCGACCAGTCGCATGGCGGAGATCTCCGCCTTCTTCGGCGACTCCTCCCGTGGCCTGTCCTCGATCAACCCCGTGGCCCTCGGGCTGGGCATGGCGGTGGGGATCATCATCGGGGAGTGGAAGCTCCTGACCCCCACCGGTGCGACCTTCTCGATCGGTTCAGCAGCCGGCACCCTGCTCGTGGGTCTCGTGTTCGGCAAGATCGGCCGGATCAAGGGCTTCGTGACGGCCATGCCCTTCACGGCCACCGCGGTGCTCTCCGAGTTTGGCCTTCTCATCTTCCTCGCGCAGGCCGGGACACGGGCCGGCGGACAGATCGCCAACGCATTCGCCGGCGGGGACTGGTGGAAGATTCTCGTCACCGGCTTCGTCATCACCACGATCGTCGGGCTGGGCATGTACGTGACGATGAGGTGGGTCGTTCGGATGGGCGGAACCCGGCTGTCGGGCGTTATCGGAGGGGTCCAGACCCAGCCGGCGGTCCTGGCCTTCGCGAACGAGCGCACCGGCGCTGATCCTCGCGTGGCCCTGGGCTACGCGATGGTCTACCCCGTGGCGATGATCGTCAAGATCTTCATCGCCCAGGTCCTCGGCGGTCTGTGA